One window from the genome of Pedococcus badiiscoriae encodes:
- a CDS encoding SGNH/GDSL hydrolase family protein — MGRARRARKIAAAAAYGGTGLAAGIGALGALGYGVLKAEAKVARRIVGQPFDGSPDDNGTYGSGVGEPVELVVLGDSSAAGMGADHRYQTVGAIIANGVSALTGRPVRLTNTAVVGAESSGLELQLANALDQVARPHVAVIMIGANDVTHRIDKAVAVRHLETTVRALRELGTEVVVGTCPDLGTIQPIPQPLRLIGRRWSRDLAAAQTVAVVEAGGRTVSLGDLLGPEFAERPHEMFSADRFHPSPAGYARAASALLPSVYAALGVWSGERSEDRAPDSRRGEGVGPVAVAAVQAVRDPGTEVSATQIAGQSRGPRGRWAVLLRRPRNPVPQVRDPEVHEPEAHAPERGTAAVATDSESKDTPTDPAPRHTIEAD; from the coding sequence ATGGGCCGGGCTCGACGCGCACGCAAGATCGCGGCTGCCGCCGCCTACGGTGGCACCGGCTTGGCCGCAGGTATCGGAGCGCTGGGGGCACTGGGCTACGGCGTGCTCAAGGCCGAGGCCAAGGTCGCCCGGCGGATCGTCGGCCAGCCCTTCGACGGCTCCCCCGACGACAACGGCACCTACGGCTCCGGCGTCGGCGAGCCGGTCGAGCTCGTCGTCCTCGGCGACTCCTCCGCCGCGGGCATGGGGGCCGACCACCGGTACCAGACGGTCGGCGCGATCATCGCCAACGGCGTCTCCGCGCTCACCGGCCGGCCGGTGCGGCTGACCAACACGGCCGTCGTGGGCGCCGAGTCCTCCGGGCTGGAGCTCCAGCTCGCCAACGCGCTGGACCAGGTCGCGCGCCCGCACGTCGCCGTGATTATGATCGGCGCCAACGACGTCACCCACCGCATCGACAAGGCGGTGGCGGTCCGTCACCTCGAGACGACGGTCCGGGCGCTGCGCGAGCTCGGCACCGAGGTCGTCGTCGGCACGTGTCCCGATCTGGGGACCATCCAGCCCATCCCGCAGCCGCTGCGGCTGATCGGGCGACGGTGGTCACGCGACCTCGCTGCTGCCCAGACGGTCGCGGTGGTCGAAGCGGGCGGGCGCACCGTCTCCCTGGGCGACCTGCTCGGCCCGGAGTTCGCCGAGCGCCCGCACGAGATGTTCAGCGCGGATCGGTTCCACCCCTCCCCCGCCGGCTATGCCCGAGCCGCCTCCGCCCTGCTCCCGAGCGTGTATGCCGCGCTGGGGGTGTGGTCAGGCGAACGGTCCGAGGACCGTGCTCCCGACTCCCGCCGTGGCGAGGGCGTGGGCCCCGTGGCTGTCGCGGCGGTGCAGGCCGTGCGCGACCCCGGCACGGAGGTGAGCGCCACCCAGATCGCCGGACAGAGCCGGGGCCCCCGCGGTCGCTGGGCGGTGCTGCTGCGTCGACCGCGCAACCCGGTGCCTCAGGTGCGCGACCCCGAGGTGCACGAGCCCGAGGCGCACGCGCCCGAGCGGGGGACGGCGGCAGTCGCGACCGACAGCGAGAGCAAGGACACACCCACGGACCCAGCGCCACGGCATACCATCGAGGCTGACTAA